In one window of Azotobacter salinestris DNA:
- the mdoH gene encoding glucans biosynthesis glucosyltransferase MdoH yields MPKNNPTFPQAPLDDYLRHLPLAATEREQMTDAGSFVELHRRLAGDARAGAGDAVLASASRRLAGGYGDELAGGLATDAAGHARLAAAPPIRRTPVIPEPWGCNPLLRLWRRLTGRRNSPPPRHDLPPASWQRVASLRRLILLLLMLGPTALATWYMRDILPCCDWSFSTLAQLVEGVPPSPWHSLGTALPYLLEGSVLGLFALLFGWVSAGFWTAVMGFWELLRGRERQHISAAGLQAEPIPAEVRTAIVMPICNEDVARAFAGLRATYESLAAGSELGRFDFFILSDSGSADIAAAEQQAWLELCRETGGFGRIFYRRRRRRVKRKSGNIDDFCRRWGSQYRYMVVMDADSVMSGECLTTLVRLMEANPEAGIIQTAPRASGRDTLYARMQQFATRVYGPLLTAGMHFWQLGESHYWGHNAIIRVKPFIEHCALAPLPGRGVFAGAILSHDFVEAALMRRAGWGVWVAHDLPGSYEELPPNLIDELKRDRRWCHGNLMNFRLFLVRGIHPVHRAVFLTGVMSYLSAPLWFAFLLLSTALMAAHQLLMPQDVASASGPFPAWMPWYPREAMLLFYSTLTMLVLPKLLSLVLVWVKGAGPYGGAIRVTLSVLLEMCCSILLTPVRMFFHSCFVIGAFLGRSVQWKSPRRDDGSTSWGEALRRHGVQTLLGVVWALLVAWLNPHFLWWLAPIVGALTLSIPVSVLSSRVDLGRHLRALKLFLIPEEHDAPPELRATERYTRENRRRALGGAFVRAVVDPLGNALACAMATARHGRSLAVERLRAERVTHALAVGPERLDDRARLALLSDPVALARLHLQLWEEGWENWLAPWRRSLGGLYRSSGRSQPAPSSQAKPAADGVLLAG; encoded by the coding sequence ATGCCAAAGAATAATCCGACCTTCCCCCAGGCTCCGCTGGACGACTACCTGCGGCATCTGCCGCTGGCCGCGACAGAGCGCGAGCAAATGACCGATGCCGGCTCGTTCGTCGAACTGCACCGGCGTCTGGCAGGGGATGCCCGGGCGGGGGCCGGCGATGCCGTCCTGGCCTCGGCCTCCCGGCGCCTGGCCGGGGGCTACGGCGACGAGCTGGCCGGGGGGCTCGCCACCGATGCCGCTGGGCATGCCCGCCTGGCCGCCGCACCGCCGATCCGCCGCACACCGGTCATCCCCGAGCCCTGGGGCTGCAATCCGCTGCTGCGTCTCTGGCGCCGGCTCACCGGCCGCCGCAATTCGCCGCCGCCGAGGCACGATCTGCCGCCGGCGAGCTGGCAGCGGGTCGCCTCGCTGCGCCGGTTGATCCTGCTGCTGCTGATGCTGGGACCGACCGCCCTGGCCACCTGGTACATGAGGGATATCCTGCCCTGCTGTGACTGGTCTTTCTCGACACTCGCCCAGCTCGTTGAGGGTGTCCCACCCAGCCCCTGGCACAGCCTGGGCACGGCGCTGCCCTATCTGCTCGAGGGCAGCGTGCTCGGCCTCTTCGCGCTGCTCTTCGGCTGGGTGTCCGCCGGTTTCTGGACCGCGGTGATGGGGTTCTGGGAGCTGCTGCGCGGACGCGAGCGCCAGCACATCTCCGCCGCTGGCCTGCAGGCCGAGCCGATACCCGCCGAGGTGCGCACGGCCATCGTCATGCCGATCTGCAACGAGGACGTGGCGCGGGCTTTCGCCGGCCTGCGGGCGACCTACGAGTCGCTGGCCGCCGGCAGCGAGCTGGGGCGCTTCGACTTCTTCATCCTCAGCGACAGCGGCTCGGCCGACATCGCCGCCGCCGAGCAGCAGGCCTGGCTCGAGCTGTGCCGCGAGACCGGCGGCTTCGGGCGCATCTTCTACCGCCGGCGCCGCCGTCGGGTGAAGCGCAAGAGCGGCAACATCGACGACTTCTGCCGGCGCTGGGGCAGCCAGTACCGCTACATGGTGGTGATGGACGCCGACAGCGTGATGAGCGGCGAGTGCCTGACCACCCTGGTGCGACTGATGGAGGCCAATCCCGAGGCCGGGATCATCCAGACCGCGCCCAGGGCCTCGGGCCGCGACACCCTCTATGCGCGCATGCAGCAATTCGCCACCCGCGTCTACGGCCCGCTGCTGACCGCCGGCATGCATTTCTGGCAGCTCGGCGAGTCGCACTACTGGGGGCACAACGCGATCATCCGCGTCAAGCCGTTCATCGAGCACTGCGCCCTGGCGCCGCTGCCCGGACGTGGGGTGTTCGCCGGGGCGATCCTCTCCCACGACTTCGTCGAGGCGGCCCTGATGCGCCGCGCCGGCTGGGGCGTGTGGGTCGCCCACGACCTGCCGGGCAGCTACGAGGAGCTGCCGCCGAATCTGATCGACGAGCTCAAGCGCGACCGCCGCTGGTGCCATGGCAACCTGATGAACTTCCGCCTGTTTCTGGTCCGTGGCATACATCCGGTACACCGCGCGGTGTTCCTCACCGGGGTGATGTCCTACCTGTCGGCACCGCTGTGGTTCGCCTTTCTGCTGCTCTCCACCGCGCTGATGGCCGCGCATCAACTGCTGATGCCCCAGGATGTCGCCAGTGCATCGGGGCCGTTTCCAGCCTGGATGCCCTGGTATCCCCGGGAGGCGATGCTGCTGTTCTACAGCACCCTGACCATGCTGGTGCTGCCCAAGCTGCTCAGTCTGGTGCTGGTCTGGGTCAAGGGGGCCGGCCCCTATGGCGGAGCGATCCGGGTGACCCTGAGCGTGCTGCTGGAGATGTGCTGCTCGATCCTGCTGACGCCGGTGCGGATGTTCTTCCACAGCTGCTTCGTGATCGGTGCCTTTCTCGGCCGCTCGGTGCAGTGGAAGTCGCCGCGCCGCGACGACGGCTCCACCTCCTGGGGCGAGGCGCTGCGCCGGCATGGGGTGCAGACCCTGCTCGGCGTCGTCTGGGCCTTGCTGGTGGCCTGGCTGAATCCGCACTTCCTCTGGTGGCTGGCGCCGATCGTCGGGGCCCTGACGCTCTCTATTCCGGTGTCGGTGCTCTCCAGTCGGGTCGATCTGGGCCGGCACCTGCGCGCGCTGAAGCTGTTCCTCATCCCCGAGGAGCACGATGCGCCGCCCGAACTGCGCGCCACCGAGCGCTATACCCGTGAGAACCGCCGGCGCGCGTTGGGCGGCGCCTTCGTCCGGGCAGTGGTCGATCCGCTGGGCAATGCCCTGGCCTGCGCCATGGCCACCGCGCGCCATGGCCGTTCGCTGGCGGTCGAGCGGCTGCGCGCGGAGCGCGTGACCCATGCCCTGGCCGTCGGCCCCGAGCGGCTCGACGACCGGGCGCGATTGGCTCTGCTCAGCGATCCGGTGGCCCTGGCGCGCCTGCACCTGCAGCTCTGGGAGGAGGGCTGGGAGAACTGGCTGGCGCCCTGGCGGCGCTCCCTGGGCGGGCTGTACCGCAGCAGCGGTCGCTCCCAGCCTGCCCCGAGCAGCCAGGCGAAGCCGGCGGCCGACGGGGTGCTGCTGGCCGGGTAG
- a CDS encoding ubiquinone biosynthesis accessory factor UbiJ: MIGTALLAGAEHGLNRLLRLDGTALPRLARLAGSVLAVHCTAPELRFHILPNADGLRLASHWQGEADCTLHAPAESLLRLVASRRKTAILHSPEVSLEGDSASLLALAEILQDLELDWEYEVSRWLGPVATQVFAGSLQHATRWGGRSLARLRQDLADYLGEEARTLVGRHEAEARFAEVDDLRLAMDRLEARIARLAHPQEPSDNA, encoded by the coding sequence ATGATCGGCACGGCCCTGCTCGCTGGCGCGGAACACGGACTCAACCGCCTGCTGCGCCTGGACGGCACCGCCCTGCCGCGCCTGGCCCGGCTGGCCGGCAGCGTGCTCGCCGTGCACTGCACGGCCCCCGAGCTGCGCTTCCATATCCTGCCGAACGCCGACGGCCTGCGCCTGGCGAGCCACTGGCAGGGCGAGGCCGACTGCACCCTGCACGCCCCTGCCGAAAGCCTGCTGCGCCTGGTCGCCAGCCGGCGGAAGACCGCCATCCTGCACAGCCCCGAGGTCAGCCTGGAGGGCGACAGCGCCAGCCTGCTGGCGCTCGCCGAGATCCTCCAGGATCTGGAGCTGGACTGGGAGTACGAGGTGTCGCGCTGGCTCGGCCCGGTGGCCACCCAGGTGTTCGCCGGCAGCCTGCAGCATGCCACGCGCTGGGGCGGTCGGAGTCTGGCCAGACTGCGCCAGGATCTGGCCGACTATCTCGGCGAGGAAGCACGCACCCTGGTCGGTCGCCACGAAGCCGAGGCCCGCTTCGCCGAGGTCGACGACCTCCGGCTGGCCATGGACCGCCTCGAGGCGCGCATCGCCCGCCTCGCCCACCCACAGGAACCCAGCGATAACGCATGA
- a CDS encoding 16S rRNA (uracil(1498)-N(3))-methyltransferase has protein sequence MNLLLLDDADFVAADRVILRDRRLRHLQEVHRAEAGDSLRVGHVGRAMGEGRLLRLEAGLAELQVAFDRAPPAKLPLTLLLALPRPKMLKRVLQTVAAMGVPRLVLLNSYRVEKSFWQTPFLEPAAIREQLILGLEQARDTVLPEVLIEKRFKPFVEDRLPQLAAGSLGLLGHPGDFPPCPRAVDRPVTLAIGPEGGWIPYEVDKLQAAGLAPVQLGERILRVETAVTALLARLF, from the coding sequence GTGAACCTGCTGCTGCTCGACGACGCCGACTTCGTCGCCGCCGACCGGGTGATCCTGCGCGACCGCCGCCTGCGCCACCTGCAGGAAGTGCATCGCGCCGAAGCCGGCGACAGCCTGCGGGTCGGCCATGTGGGCAGGGCGATGGGCGAGGGCCGCCTGCTGCGCCTGGAGGCCGGGCTCGCCGAGCTGCAGGTGGCCTTCGACCGGGCACCGCCGGCCAAGCTGCCGCTGACCCTGCTGCTCGCCCTGCCTCGGCCGAAGATGCTCAAGCGCGTGCTGCAGACGGTCGCCGCCATGGGCGTGCCGCGCCTGGTGCTGCTCAACAGCTACCGGGTGGAGAAGAGCTTCTGGCAGACCCCCTTCCTCGAACCCGCGGCGATCCGCGAGCAGTTGATCCTCGGCCTGGAACAGGCGCGTGACACCGTGCTGCCGGAAGTGCTGATCGAAAAGCGCTTCAAGCCCTTCGTCGAGGATCGCCTGCCGCAGCTCGCCGCCGGCAGCCTCGGCCTGCTCGGCCATCCCGGCGACTTCCCGCCCTGCCCGCGCGCCGTCGACCGGCCGGTGACCCTGGCCATCGGCCCGGAAGGCGGCTGGATTCCCTACGAGGTGGACAAGCTGCAGGCCGCCGGTCTCGCCCCAGTGCAACTGGGCGAGCGCATCCTGCGCGTGGAGACTGCGGTGACCGCGCTGCTTGCGCGCCTGTTCTGA
- a CDS encoding glucan biosynthesis protein G, whose protein sequence is MTSMIASCRGLLLAGSAILALGAAPAWGFGFDEVAERAKRLAREPYAASVGNLPAELAGMTFADHQQIRLRPEKAYWAGEQTRFKLGFHHQGMHFAMPVRINEVVDGIAREIAYDPSRFDFGSLHIDPGAIERLGYAGFRVLYPINQADKRDEIASFLGASYFRVVGQGQVFGLSARGLALDTALPSGEEFPQFREFWIERPEPHDQHLTIFALLDSPRATGAYHIVLHPGQDTRMDIKARLYLRGPVGRLGLAPLTSMFLFGDNQPSPQLNFRPQIHDSSGLLIHDGNGDWIWRPLQNPRQLSVTPYHLEDPRGFGLLQRSREFSDYEDLDDRYDLRPSAWVEPLGQWGQGSVELVEIPSADETNDNIVAFWRPQVMPVSGQPLDFAYRLHWTRNEAALYPGGSAWVRQTLRSRGEFRQRNLVRQADGSTLLLVDFEGPALQALAPDTPLASQVSVDHNGELLENSLRYHPAIRGWRLTLRLKIKDPQRPVEMYAALVKGDRRLTEIWSYQLHAKE, encoded by the coding sequence ATGACGTCGATGATCGCTTCATGCCGCGGCCTGCTGCTGGCCGGTTCCGCCATCCTGGCGCTGGGCGCCGCCCCGGCCTGGGGCTTCGGCTTCGACGAGGTGGCCGAGCGGGCGAAGCGCCTGGCCCGCGAACCCTATGCCGCCTCCGTCGGCAACCTGCCGGCCGAGCTCGCCGGCATGACCTTCGCCGATCACCAGCAGATCCGCCTCCGTCCCGAGAAGGCCTACTGGGCCGGTGAGCAGACCCGCTTCAAGCTGGGCTTCCACCACCAGGGCATGCACTTCGCCATGCCGGTGCGCATCAACGAGGTGGTGGACGGTATCGCCAGGGAAATCGCCTATGATCCCTCGCGCTTCGATTTCGGCTCCCTGCACATCGATCCCGGGGCGATCGAGCGGCTCGGCTACGCCGGCTTTCGCGTGCTCTATCCGATCAATCAGGCGGACAAGCGGGACGAGATCGCCAGTTTTCTCGGCGCCAGCTATTTCCGGGTGGTCGGCCAGGGCCAGGTGTTCGGCCTGTCCGCCCGCGGCCTGGCGCTCGACACCGCACTACCTTCCGGCGAGGAGTTCCCGCAATTTCGCGAGTTCTGGATCGAGCGGCCGGAGCCCCATGATCAGCATCTGACCATCTTCGCCCTGCTCGACTCGCCACGGGCCACCGGCGCCTACCACATCGTCCTGCATCCGGGACAGGATACCCGGATGGACATCAAGGCCCGGCTCTATCTGCGCGGGCCGGTCGGCCGGCTGGGCCTGGCGCCGCTGACCAGCATGTTTCTGTTCGGCGACAACCAGCCGTCGCCTCAACTCAACTTCCGCCCGCAGATCCACGACTCGAGCGGCCTCTTGATCCATGACGGCAATGGCGACTGGATCTGGCGCCCGCTGCAGAACCCGCGCCAGCTGTCGGTGACCCCCTACCACCTGGAGGACCCCAGAGGTTTCGGCCTGCTGCAGCGCAGCCGCGAGTTCTCCGACTACGAAGACCTGGATGATCGCTACGATCTGCGTCCGAGCGCCTGGGTCGAGCCGCTGGGCCAGTGGGGACAGGGCAGCGTGGAGCTGGTGGAGATCCCCAGCGCGGACGAGACCAACGACAACATCGTCGCCTTCTGGCGGCCGCAGGTCATGCCCGTGTCGGGCCAGCCGCTGGACTTCGCCTACCGCCTGCACTGGACCCGGAACGAGGCGGCGCTGTATCCCGGCGGCTCGGCCTGGGTCAGGCAGACGCTGCGCTCGCGGGGGGAGTTCCGCCAGCGCAACCTGGTCCGCCAGGCCGACGGCAGCACGCTGCTGCTGGTGGATTTCGAGGGGCCGGCGCTGCAGGCGCTGGCTCCGGACACGCCGCTCGCCAGCCAGGTCAGCGTCGACCACAACGGCGAGCTGCTGGAGAACAGCCTACGCTATCACCCGGCCATTCGTGGCTGGCGCCTTACCCTGCGTTTGAAGATCAAGGACCCACAGCGGCCGGTGGAGATGTACGCCGCACTGGTCAAGGGCGACCGACGCCTGACCGAAATCTGGAGTTACCAGTTGCATGCCAAAGAATAA
- the ubiB gene encoding ubiquinone biosynthesis regulatory protein kinase UbiB produces the protein MKLLAVRRLLRIQSVVVRYRLDDLLFDQLLLPWWLRALGYLLPWRWFPRRHSELPRAVRLRLALQDLGPIFIKFGQILSTRRDLLPEDIADELVWLQDRVPPFNPQQSVALIEEQLGAKVDEVFARFDSEPLASASVAQVHAARLKTGEEVVVKVVRPGLKAVIRQDLAWLYLFARLAERASTEARRLHLVDVVSDYEKTIYDELDLLREAANASQLKRNFEDSPLLYVPQIYWDWCRPKVLVMERIYGVPVTDLAALVDQGTDLKLLAERGVEIFFTQVFRDSFFHADMHPGNIFVSTRQPWDPQYIAIDCGIVGSLTPEDQDYLARNLMAFFKRDYRKVAQLHIDSGWVPAQTKVNEFEAAIRTVCEPIFEKPLKDISFGQLLLRLFQTARRFNMEVQPQLVLLQKTLLNIEGLGRQLYPELDLWTTAKPYLERWMRKRMSPKAVLGNLQGQIEQLPHLAHITREALEGLARPAWDRAPRERERHDHHLLRLLGAALLAGGVLLALQTQPMAVNAWPSWLMLASGLYLLVRRRRFPD, from the coding sequence ATGAAGCTCCTCGCCGTCCGCCGTCTGCTGCGCATCCAAAGCGTCGTCGTCCGCTATCGCCTCGACGACCTGCTGTTCGACCAGCTGCTGCTGCCCTGGTGGCTGCGCGCGCTGGGCTACCTCCTGCCCTGGCGCTGGTTCCCGCGCAGGCACAGCGAGCTGCCGCGTGCGGTCCGGCTGCGCCTGGCCCTGCAGGATCTCGGGCCGATCTTCATCAAGTTCGGACAGATCCTCTCGACCCGACGCGACCTGCTGCCGGAGGATATCGCCGACGAGCTGGTCTGGCTGCAGGACCGCGTACCTCCTTTCAATCCGCAGCAGTCCGTGGCGCTGATCGAGGAACAGCTCGGCGCCAAGGTCGACGAGGTGTTCGCCCGCTTCGACAGCGAGCCGCTGGCCTCGGCCTCGGTCGCCCAAGTGCATGCGGCACGGCTGAAGACCGGCGAGGAGGTGGTGGTCAAGGTGGTCCGCCCCGGGCTCAAGGCGGTGATCCGCCAGGACCTGGCCTGGCTCTACCTGTTCGCCCGGCTGGCCGAGCGGGCCTCCACCGAGGCCCGTCGCCTGCATCTGGTGGATGTGGTCAGCGACTACGAGAAGACCATCTACGACGAGCTCGACCTGCTCCGCGAGGCGGCCAACGCCAGCCAGCTCAAGCGCAACTTCGAGGACTCGCCGCTGCTCTACGTTCCGCAGATCTACTGGGACTGGTGCCGGCCCAAGGTGCTTGTGATGGAGCGCATCTACGGCGTGCCGGTGACCGACCTGGCCGCCCTCGTCGACCAGGGCACCGACCTCAAGCTGCTCGCCGAACGCGGCGTGGAGATCTTCTTCACCCAGGTGTTCCGCGACAGCTTCTTCCACGCCGACATGCACCCCGGCAACATTTTCGTCAGCACCCGCCAGCCCTGGGACCCGCAATACATCGCCATCGACTGCGGCATCGTCGGCAGCCTGACGCCGGAGGACCAGGACTACCTGGCGCGCAACCTGATGGCCTTCTTCAAGCGCGACTACCGCAAGGTCGCGCAGCTGCACATCGACTCCGGCTGGGTCCCGGCGCAGACCAAGGTCAACGAGTTCGAGGCGGCGATCCGCACCGTCTGCGAGCCGATCTTCGAGAAACCCCTGAAGGACATATCCTTCGGCCAGTTGCTGCTGCGCCTGTTCCAGACCGCCCGGCGCTTCAACATGGAGGTCCAGCCGCAGCTGGTGCTGCTGCAGAAGACCCTGCTCAACATCGAGGGGCTCGGCCGCCAGCTCTACCCGGAGCTGGACCTGTGGACCACCGCCAAGCCCTATCTCGAGCGCTGGATGCGCAAGCGCATGAGCCCGAAGGCCGTGCTCGGCAACCTGCAGGGCCAGATCGAGCAGCTGCCGCATCTGGCGCACATCACCCGCGAAGCGCTGGAAGGACTGGCCCGTCCGGCGTGGGACAGGGCGCCGCGGGAGCGCGAACGGCACGACCACCATCTCCTGCGCCTGCTCGGTGCCGCCCTGCTGGCCGGCGGCGTGCTGCTCGCCCTACAGACGCAGCCAATGGCCGTGAACGCCTGGCCGAGCTGGCTGATGCTCGCCAGCGGCCTCTACCTGCTGGTACGCCGCCGGCGCTTCCCCGACTGA
- the tatC gene encoding twin-arginine translocase subunit TatC, whose amino-acid sequence MTARPDSDQDMPLVAHLTELRSRLLRSVAAVLLIFAALFYFAQDIYALVSAPLRAYLPEGATMIATGVASPFLAPFKLTLMVSLFLAMPVVLYQIWGFIAPGLYQHEKRIAVPLMASSVLLFYAGMAFAYFVVFPIMFGFFASVTPEGVAMMTDIGQYLDFVLTLFFAFGVAFEVPVATFLLIWVGIVDVESLRRSRPYVIVASFVIGMILTPPDIFSQTLLAVPMWLLFEVGVFCGARIRRQESAGANGQSHP is encoded by the coding sequence ATGACAGCCCGACCGGACAGCGATCAGGACATGCCCCTGGTCGCGCACCTGACCGAGCTGCGCTCGCGCCTGCTGCGCAGCGTGGCGGCAGTGCTGCTGATCTTCGCCGCACTCTTCTACTTCGCCCAGGACATCTACGCCCTGGTCTCGGCGCCCCTGCGCGCCTACCTGCCGGAAGGCGCGACCATGATCGCCACCGGCGTGGCCTCGCCGTTCCTCGCGCCGTTCAAGCTGACCCTGATGGTGTCGCTGTTTCTCGCCATGCCGGTGGTCCTCTACCAGATCTGGGGCTTCATCGCGCCGGGGCTGTACCAGCACGAGAAACGCATCGCCGTGCCGCTGATGGCCTCCAGCGTGCTGCTCTTCTATGCCGGCATGGCCTTCGCCTACTTCGTGGTCTTCCCGATCATGTTCGGCTTCTTCGCCAGCGTGACCCCCGAAGGCGTGGCGATGATGACCGACATCGGCCAGTACCTGGACTTCGTCCTCACCCTGTTCTTCGCCTTCGGCGTGGCCTTCGAGGTGCCGGTGGCGACTTTCCTGCTGATCTGGGTGGGCATCGTCGACGTGGAAAGCCTGCGCCGGAGCCGCCCGTACGTGATCGTCGCCAGCTTCGTGATCGGCATGATCCTCACCCCGCCGGACATCTTCTCCCAGACCCTGCTCGCCGTGCCCATGTGGCTGCTGTTCGAGGTCGGGGTATTCTGCGGCGCCCGCATCCGCCGCCAGGAGTCGGCCGGAGCCAACGGCCAGTCGCACCCGTGA
- the tatB gene encoding Sec-independent protein translocase protein TatB, whose product MFDIGFSELLLVGLIALLVLGPERLPIAARMAGLWIGRLKGSFNALKTEVEREIGADEIRRQLHNERILELEREREREMKQSQQPAAAAPSAPDKDPTSPALPSQSAPATSTEPPAANPDKTPSP is encoded by the coding sequence ATGTTCGACATCGGCTTCAGCGAACTCCTGCTGGTCGGCCTGATCGCCCTGCTGGTGCTCGGTCCCGAGCGCCTGCCGATCGCCGCGCGCATGGCCGGGCTGTGGATCGGCCGCCTGAAAGGCAGCTTCAATGCGCTCAAGACGGAGGTCGAGCGCGAGATCGGCGCCGACGAGATCCGCCGCCAGCTGCATAACGAGCGGATTCTCGAGCTGGAGCGCGAGCGCGAACGGGAGATGAAGCAGAGCCAGCAGCCGGCCGCCGCTGCGCCAAGTGCGCCGGACAAGGACCCGACCAGCCCTGCCCTGCCCTCTCAGTCTGCCCCTGCGACCAGCACCGAGCCGCCTGCCGCCAACCCCGACAAGACGCCCAGCCCATGA
- the tatA gene encoding twin-arginine translocase TatA/TatE family subunit, with protein MGFGGISIWQLLIVLLIVVMLFGTKRLKSLGSDLGDAIKGFRKSMDSEENKTPPVEEHKGHTIEAQSRKVEEPARKD; from the coding sequence ATGGGTTTCGGCGGCATCAGCATCTGGCAACTTCTGATCGTTCTGCTCATCGTCGTCATGCTGTTCGGCACCAAGCGCCTGAAGAGCCTGGGCTCGGATCTGGGCGATGCCATCAAGGGCTTCCGCAAGTCGATGGATAGCGAGGAGAACAAGACGCCTCCGGTGGAGGAGCACAAGGGCCATACCATCGAAGCGCAGTCACGCAAGGTCGAGGAACCGGCCAGGAAAGACTGA
- a CDS encoding phosphoribosyl-ATP diphosphatase yields MSDTLNQLAEVLEARKNAAPESSYVASLYHKGLNKILEKVGEESVETILAAKDAAASGDYSDLIHETADLWFHSLVMLAALGQHPQAVLDELERRFGLSGHAEKAARPKS; encoded by the coding sequence ATGAGTGACACCCTCAACCAGCTGGCCGAAGTGCTCGAGGCGCGCAAGAACGCCGCCCCGGAAAGCTCCTACGTGGCCAGCCTGTATCACAAGGGTCTGAACAAGATTCTGGAAAAGGTCGGCGAGGAATCGGTGGAAACCATCCTCGCCGCCAAGGACGCCGCGGCCAGCGGCGACTACAGCGACCTGATCCACGAAACGGCCGACCTCTGGTTCCACAGCCTGGTCATGCTCGCCGCCCTCGGCCAACATCCCCAGGCGGTGCTCGACGAACTGGAGCGGCGCTTCGGCCTGTCCGGGCATGCGGAAAAGGCCGCCCGCCCGAAGTCCTGA
- the hisI gene encoding phosphoribosyl-AMP cyclohydrolase, producing MQDWLDEIHWNADGLVPAIAQDYKTGRILMMAWMNRESLALTARENRAIYWSRSRGKLWRKGEESGHVQKVHELRLDCDADVIVLQVEQLGGIACHTGRESCFYRVFEDGAWRVVDPILKDPDAIYHAGHRHE from the coding sequence ATGCAAGACTGGTTGGACGAGATTCACTGGAACGCCGATGGCCTGGTGCCGGCCATCGCCCAAGACTACAAGACCGGGCGCATCCTGATGATGGCCTGGATGAACCGCGAGTCCCTGGCCCTGACCGCCCGGGAAAATCGTGCCATCTACTGGTCACGCTCGCGTGGTAAGCTTTGGCGCAAGGGCGAGGAATCGGGCCATGTGCAGAAAGTGCATGAACTGCGCCTGGACTGCGACGCCGACGTGATCGTCCTGCAGGTCGAGCAGCTCGGCGGCATCGCCTGCCACACCGGCCGCGAAAGCTGCTTCTACCGCGTTTTCGAAGACGGCGCCTGGAGGGTCGTCGATCCGATCCTCAAGGACCCCGACGCCATCTACCACGCAGGACACCGTCATGAGTGA